In the Puntigrus tetrazona isolate hp1 chromosome 9, ASM1883169v1, whole genome shotgun sequence genome, one interval contains:
- the lypd6 gene encoding ly6/PLAUR domain-containing protein 6, translated as MEPWPLMAWGLMLTAIIKAVQSRDFTEKDIIFLHPSTTPYPGGFKCFTCEDAPDNYECNRWAPDLYCPRESRYCYTQHKMSWDGNTESVTKRCVALEDCLETGCSEINHEGNKVCTSCCEGNICNLPLPRNETDAIFATTSPINNSVEPAQSPMLLLSVCIISLMLHSIN; from the exons ATGGAACCCTGGCCTCTCATGGCCTGGGGCCTGATGCTGACCGCCATCATCAAAGCGGTTCAATCGAGGGACTTCACAgaaaaagacattatttttcTACATCCCTCAA CAACTCCATATCCAGGaggatttaaatgttttacctgTGAAGATGCACCTGACAACTATGAATGCAACCGCTGGGCTCCAGATCTCTACTGTCCACGAG AGAGCAGATATTGCTACACGCAACATAAGATGAGCTGGGATGGAAACACAGAGTCGGTGACAAAGCGTTGCGTGGCGCTGGAAGACTGTCTGGAAACAGGGTGCTCTGAGATAAACCATGAAGGAAACAAG GTGTGCACATCCTGTTGTGAGGGGAACATCTGCAACTTGCCCCTCCCACGAAACGAGACCGATGCCATCTTTGCCACCACGTCTCCTATTAACAACAGCGTTGAACCAGCACAGAGTCCCATGCTGCTGCTCTCTGTCTGTATCATCAGCCTGATGCTCCACAGTATTAACTGA